In the Deltaproteobacteria bacterium genome, AAGCAGGAAGAGTCCCATATCCGAAGATGCCGTGGCAAGCAGGAGCTCCTTCTCATAGTCCAGGAACCCACCGTATGAGAACCTTCTACCCACACACAGTGAGCCGGCCAGCCTCCTCAGCCTGTCCAGATACCGCGGAGGAGAGACCTGGCCGGCGACAACGAGAAACCACTCCTCCTCGAGAAGGGGAAGGATCTCTATCATCCTCTCGATTTCCCTGTCAGGCCGGATGGCTCCCTGGTAGAAGAGGATCTTGCCGTATACCGGAATGCCGAGTCTTTCCCGGAGATAGGTCGTCCTTTCCACGCTGGTGTATCTTCTCGCATTGTAAAGGAATTCGGGTCGTTCCTTCAGTCCGTACCTGGCCTCGATCATCCTGGAGAGGGAGGAATTGACCGTGAAAACCCTATCGCATCGGCCGATGGCTCTTCTCTCGACCAACGACATGACCCCTCTCAAAACCCGGTTCTTGAACCTCTGCCAAGGGGATCGGAGATACCTGTCCGCGGGCACGTAGTCGAAGAAGAGTTCGTGAGCGTCATAGACGAGCTTTGCCCCGTCACTCCTGGACAGGACCCAGCCGAGGGGAAGTGTTTCCGCATCGTGACAATGGACCACGGAGAATCTTCTCCTCTTTCTGGAAAACACATAGGAGAGAAACCTTGTCCAAACCAGAAGCGTTTCCACGGGTCTTGGACCGTAAGGAAAACCCTGGAAAAGCCTGAGAACAACGAACCCGTCACCCTCTTCAACCCTCTTCTGATCGGGTCTCTTGCCGGCCAGGACCACAACCCCCCACCCGGCCCGGGCGAGTGACTCGGCCTCTCTCCACACTCTTGGGTCCGGATCGAGAGAATTCAGGACCACCATGGCCACACGGCGGTCCGTATCATGGGGGTAACCACCACTGGTTTGCAACATTCGGGCCATT is a window encoding:
- a CDS encoding glycosyltransferase codes for the protein MARMLQTSGGYPHDTDRRVAMVVLNSLDPDPRVWREAESLARAGWGVVVLAGKRPDQKRVEEGDGFVVLRLFQGFPYGPRPVETLLVWTRFLSYVFSRKRRRFSVVHCHDAETLPLGWVLSRSDGAKLVYDAHELFFDYVPADRYLRSPWQRFKNRVLRGVMSLVERRAIGRCDRVFTVNSSLSRMIEARYGLKERPEFLYNARRYTSVERTTYLRERLGIPVYGKILFYQGAIRPDREIERMIEILPLLEEEWFLVVAGQVSPPRYLDRLRRLAGSLCVGRRFSYGGFLDYEKELLLATASSDMGLFLLPPTNLTYRFSLANKLFDYVMAEIPMIVSDLPEMRGFVEKYGLGIAVDLERRDEIAGAITRLAEDRAMYRRIVANIREAKKELCWEKQEGKLVTVYQELSSSS